Proteins encoded by one window of Pyrinomonadaceae bacterium:
- the mfd gene encoding transcription-repair coupling factor — MTSATQLPSVLQNALDAGFQSAEFRSVLDQIRRGARVISISGLVAGPARALALAALQRETGKQFALVVPAQRDLENWERDISFWYCVLRGASECKATVAVLPSSESDPYAGGSPHAETLERRALALWRLARTQPDFVLLTSRAMARRTIPPVEILKAGTVLRRDEDTAPEELVEKLIAGGYVREDPIGAVGEFSMRGGILDVWPPGRDAPARIEFFGDTVDSIREFDPETQLSTAQLTQIEIPPMRELMVHASDFREWASHARLRWRDERFARSLRDRTVYADEGESFPGWEWLISLGRESHATTFDYLKDAVLVIDEPVAVENYLSSAFQTLEQRHAETEAADDLGLRPEELYLTAEELRSRIDSKQRVELRALGRTVAATDQALALEAEEPKISVGKERGRKRPLFLFPHVSATPPRQRGGDGGGVATTANLSPNPSPQAERGTDAGRMSSTPSGLPAWGPRPALPGEIEWRAQSVMRYHGRLPDLARDVIARHANSNATTLFVMPSRGVAERVTEILREYEVNARLTSFEDQSDAPATAQAVVTFGKLSGGFELPSSHLVVHVEGDLFDEAAEPALERRSTAIKREKKRRARAAAFLSDFRDLKVNDYVVHIDHGIARFGGLVTLDLGPAQPSPAAIAAPKRGEFMLLYYAEDAKLYVPVERLDLVQRYSSAEGHQPTLDKLGGIGWQKTKAKAKRAMRDMADELLRLYAERKLVQGHSFPPDAPWQREFEEGFEYTLTPDQETAIEDVKKDMETPTPMDRLLCGDVGYGKTEVAMRAAFKAVMDGKQTAILTPTTVLAYQHFETFRQRFAPFPIKVELLSRFRSTKEQKEVVKRVEGGEVDVVIGTHRMLSKDVSFRDLGLVVVDEEQRFGVAHKERLKQLKKRVDVLTLSATPIPRTLNMSLSGLRDMSLIETPPSDRLAIQTQVVQSSDTVIKSAIELELSRGGQIFFIHNRVESIETIAALVKRLVPSCRIAVGHGKMNEKEMERVMLDFIDFKYDVLVATTIIENGIDIPRANTIIINRADNYGLSQLYQLRGRVGRSNRRAYAYLLIPAEQELSPIARRRLAAIREFSELGAGFRIAALDLELRGAGNLLGGQQSGHMNALGFDLYTQMLERTVSELRGEQVEDETSVTINLAVDVAIPETYVSDMGQRLRTYKRVSSARDEEALTAIRAETEDRYGRIPESVEHLFAYARLRQAAEDVGVVSIDRAPGGIAIKLSEKARVAPEKLMEMVRVRTGASFTPNGVLRLELSEEERDEVLAVARRVLLQIRSDG, encoded by the coding sequence ATGACTTCGGCGACCCAGTTACCCTCTGTTCTCCAGAACGCGCTCGACGCAGGTTTCCAAAGCGCGGAATTCCGAAGTGTGCTCGATCAAATCCGCCGGGGCGCGCGCGTCATTTCGATTAGTGGCTTGGTGGCGGGCCCCGCACGCGCGCTCGCATTGGCCGCCCTGCAACGCGAAACGGGAAAGCAGTTCGCGCTCGTAGTCCCAGCCCAACGCGACCTTGAAAATTGGGAGCGCGATATCAGTTTCTGGTATTGCGTTTTGCGGGGCGCATCTGAATGCAAGGCCACCGTGGCCGTACTGCCGTCGTCTGAGAGCGATCCATATGCCGGCGGCTCGCCGCACGCAGAGACGCTTGAACGACGCGCGTTGGCGCTGTGGCGTTTGGCGCGGACTCAACCTGATTTCGTTCTGCTGACCTCGCGCGCGATGGCGCGGCGCACAATTCCGCCGGTCGAAATTCTGAAGGCCGGAACGGTTCTGCGTCGCGATGAAGACACCGCGCCGGAAGAGCTCGTCGAAAAGCTCATCGCCGGCGGTTATGTGCGGGAAGATCCGATTGGCGCGGTGGGTGAGTTCTCGATGCGCGGCGGCATTCTCGATGTTTGGCCGCCGGGACGCGACGCCCCCGCCCGCATTGAATTCTTTGGCGACACGGTTGATTCAATTCGCGAATTCGATCCGGAAACGCAACTCTCCACAGCTCAGCTAACGCAAATCGAAATACCGCCGATGCGCGAACTGATGGTGCACGCGTCAGACTTTCGTGAATGGGCGTCACATGCGCGCCTGCGCTGGCGTGACGAGCGATTCGCGCGCTCGCTTCGAGATCGAACCGTTTACGCCGACGAAGGCGAAAGCTTCCCCGGCTGGGAATGGCTGATTTCGCTGGGCCGTGAGAGCCATGCAACCACATTTGATTATCTGAAAGACGCGGTGCTCGTCATCGATGAACCCGTCGCGGTCGAGAACTATCTGTCGAGCGCGTTCCAAACTCTCGAGCAGCGCCACGCGGAAACTGAAGCGGCCGATGATCTCGGTTTGCGGCCGGAGGAACTTTATCTCACCGCTGAAGAGCTGCGTTCGCGAATCGATTCAAAGCAAAGGGTGGAGCTGCGGGCGCTCGGTCGCACCGTGGCGGCCACCGATCAGGCGCTCGCGCTCGAGGCCGAAGAGCCGAAGATTTCGGTCGGAAAAGAACGCGGGCGGAAGCGACCGTTGTTTTTGTTTCCGCATGTGTCAGCCACCCCTCCCCGCCAGCGGGGAGGGGACGGGGGTGGGGTTGCGACGACCGCCAACCTCTCCCCTAACCCCTCTCCGCAAGCGGAGCGGGGAACAGATGCGGGCAGGATGTCCAGCACCCCAAGCGGGCTGCCCGCTTGGGGACCCCGCCCCGCGCTTCCCGGTGAGATCGAATGGCGAGCGCAGTCAGTGATGCGCTATCACGGCCGCTTGCCGGATCTGGCGCGCGACGTCATTGCGCGACACGCAAATTCAAATGCCACAACTCTGTTTGTGATGCCCAGCCGCGGCGTGGCCGAGCGCGTCACGGAAATTCTGCGCGAATACGAAGTGAACGCGCGGCTAACTTCATTCGAAGATCAATCCGATGCCCCGGCAACCGCGCAAGCAGTTGTCACCTTCGGCAAACTTTCCGGCGGTTTCGAATTGCCATCGTCACACCTGGTCGTCCATGTGGAAGGCGACTTGTTCGATGAAGCCGCTGAACCCGCGCTTGAGCGTCGCAGCACGGCAATCAAGCGCGAGAAAAAACGTCGCGCGCGCGCGGCTGCGTTCCTTTCCGACTTTCGCGATCTAAAAGTAAACGACTACGTCGTCCACATCGATCACGGCATCGCGCGATTCGGAGGACTGGTGACGCTTGACCTGGGACCGGCGCAGCCTTCACCGGCAGCGATTGCGGCGCCCAAACGCGGCGAGTTCATGCTGCTTTATTACGCGGAGGACGCCAAGCTTTATGTGCCGGTTGAGCGGCTCGATCTGGTGCAGCGATACTCCAGTGCCGAGGGCCACCAGCCGACGCTGGATAAACTCGGCGGCATCGGTTGGCAGAAGACCAAGGCCAAAGCCAAACGCGCGATGCGCGACATGGCTGACGAGCTTCTGCGTTTGTACGCGGAGCGCAAACTGGTTCAGGGGCATTCGTTCCCGCCGGACGCGCCCTGGCAGCGGGAGTTCGAGGAAGGTTTCGAATACACGCTCACGCCCGATCAGGAAACCGCGATCGAGGACGTGAAGAAAGACATGGAGACGCCGACGCCGATGGACCGCCTGCTCTGCGGCGACGTCGGTTACGGCAAGACTGAAGTCGCCATGCGGGCGGCATTCAAAGCCGTGATGGACGGCAAACAGACCGCAATCCTGACGCCGACCACCGTGCTCGCTTACCAGCACTTCGAAACTTTTCGCCAGCGGTTCGCGCCTTTTCCTATCAAAGTTGAATTGCTTTCACGCTTTCGATCGACAAAAGAACAGAAGGAAGTGGTGAAACGGGTGGAAGGCGGCGAGGTCGATGTGGTGATCGGCACGCATCGAATGCTTTCGAAAGACGTGAGCTTTCGCGATCTCGGTTTGGTCGTCGTCGATGAAGAGCAACGTTTCGGTGTCGCGCACAAAGAGCGTCTGAAGCAACTGAAGAAGCGCGTCGATGTACTGACTTTATCAGCCACGCCAATTCCGCGCACGCTGAATATGTCACTGAGTGGCTTGCGTGACATGTCTCTGATCGAGACCCCGCCCAGCGATCGCCTCGCCATCCAAACCCAGGTCGTGCAGTCATCGGACACGGTCATCAAGTCGGCCATCGAGCTCGAACTGTCGCGCGGCGGCCAGATCTTTTTCATTCACAATCGCGTCGAGTCAATCGAGACGATTGCGGCCCTCGTAAAGCGCCTGGTGCCTTCGTGCCGCATCGCTGTCGGCCACGGCAAGATGAATGAGAAAGAGATGGAGCGCGTGATGCTGGATTTCATTGATTTTAAATACGATGTGCTGGTCGCGACCACTATTATTGAGAACGGAATAGACATCCCCCGAGCGAACACAATCATCATAAATCGCGCCGATAATTACGGTCTTTCTCAGCTTTATCAGTTGCGCGGGCGCGTCGGGCGCTCGAATCGTCGAGCTTATGCTTACCTCTTGATTCCGGCGGAACAGGAGCTTTCGCCCATTGCGCGAAGGCGTTTGGCCGCGATTCGTGAGTTCTCTGAATTGGGAGCTGGATTTCGGATCGCGGCTTTGGATTTGGAATTGAGAGGTGCGGGCAATCTGCTCGGCGGGCAGCAGTCCGGTCACATGAACGCGCTCGGATTCGATCTTTACACGCAAATGCTCGAGCGCACGGTTTCGGAGCTCCGCGGCGAACAGGTCGAAGACGAAACCAGCGTCACCATCAATCTTGCCGTCGATGTCGCGATTCCCGAAACGTATGTTAGCGACATGGGACAGCGCCTGCGGACTTATAAGCGCGTTTCGTCAGCGCGCGATGAAGAGGCTTTGACGGCGATTCGTGCCGAAACGGAAGACCGCTACGGCCGTATCCCTGAATCCGTCGAACACCTTTTCGCCTATGCGCGGCTGAGGCAGGCGGCTGAGGATGTCGGGGTCGTTTCCATTGACCGGGCGCCGGGTGGAATCGCCATTAAACTCAGCGAAAAAGCGCGGGTTGCGCCGGAAAAGCTGATGGAAATGGTGCGAGTTCGCACCGGGGCAAGCTTCACCCCCAACGGTGTTTTGCGACTGGAATTGAGCGAGGAAGAGCGGGACGAAGTGCTGGCCGTAGCCCGCCGCGTGTTGCTGCAAATCCGTAGCGACGGTTAG
- a CDS encoding peptidyl-prolyl cis-trans isomerase, whose product MKFKSLTAALFLAAAVLFLPSMATAQEGEPVVVDEVIAQVNDGVVTLSQLKREMKERVETLKQNGMSPEQAQAEVEKRKAELIATLINEQLLLAKGKELDLSERVEAQVNKRMLEVAVENKLNSIEKLEEAMRQSGVDPVETRQTMRTEMMKQAVLESDVDSKLFYGLSIDELRKYFDANQSKFVKPETVELSEIFLSLAGKPEAEVKARANQLVTQIRGGADFGTLATAYSERSQQNKGKVGLFEVVNLRPDIAAAIKSVQAGGVGEPLKTDEGYQILRVDARTAGSSTPTFNEMKVREAITTERLPKAREQYLQNLRNDAYVSIAETYRASVAPLLNIVPPAAATKTDKKDNKKDKP is encoded by the coding sequence ATGAAATTCAAATCACTCACTGCTGCGCTGTTCCTGGCTGCGGCTGTATTGTTCTTGCCCTCCATGGCCACAGCTCAGGAAGGCGAACCGGTCGTCGTTGACGAAGTTATCGCCCAGGTCAATGACGGCGTCGTCACCCTCTCACAGTTGAAGCGCGAAATGAAAGAGCGCGTGGAAACCTTGAAGCAGAACGGCATGAGCCCAGAGCAGGCCCAGGCCGAAGTGGAAAAGCGGAAAGCTGAACTGATCGCCACGCTCATCAACGAGCAGCTGCTGCTGGCGAAAGGGAAGGAGCTCGACCTGAGCGAACGCGTTGAAGCGCAGGTGAACAAACGCATGCTCGAAGTCGCCGTCGAAAATAAGCTGAACTCGATCGAGAAACTGGAAGAAGCGATGCGCCAGTCAGGCGTCGATCCGGTTGAGACGCGTCAGACGATGCGTACCGAAATGATGAAGCAGGCGGTGCTTGAGAGCGACGTGGATTCCAAGCTGTTTTATGGCTTGAGCATCGATGAGCTGCGGAAATACTTTGACGCGAACCAGAGCAAGTTCGTCAAACCGGAGACCGTCGAACTTTCGGAGATCTTTTTGAGCCTTGCGGGTAAACCCGAGGCGGAAGTAAAAGCGCGCGCCAATCAACTCGTCACGCAGATTCGCGGCGGCGCTGACTTTGGCACACTGGCCACGGCGTATTCGGAGCGCAGCCAGCAGAACAAAGGCAAAGTTGGTTTGTTTGAAGTCGTAAATTTGCGACCGGACATCGCCGCTGCCATTAAGAGCGTTCAGGCCGGCGGCGTCGGTGAGCCTTTGAAGACTGACGAGGGGTATCAAATTCTCCGGGTCGATGCGCGCACCGCCGGTTCTTCGACGCCGACTTTCAACGAGATGAAAGTGCGCGAAGCGATCACCACCGAGCGTCTGCCGAAAGCGCGCGAGCAGTATCTGCAGAATTTGCGCAACGACGCTTACGTGAGCATCGCGGAAACTTATCGCGCGTCAGTAGCGCCGTTGCTTAACATCGTGCCGCCTGCCGCCGCGACTAAGACCGACAAGAAGGACAACAAGAAGGACAAACCGTAA
- a CDS encoding S4 domain-containing protein: protein MRLDLFLKLSRLCPRRTVAQKLCDAGIVLLNGRPAKSAHDVKAGDEIIIRKANEETVARVVEVPTSHNVSRRDANSLIEIVSRTELDPEKGV, encoded by the coding sequence GTGCGTCTTGATTTATTCCTAAAACTAAGCCGGCTTTGCCCGCGGCGCACCGTTGCTCAGAAGCTTTGCGATGCGGGCATTGTTTTGCTCAACGGCCGCCCGGCGAAATCCGCGCACGACGTCAAAGCCGGTGACGAAATCATAATCCGCAAGGCGAACGAAGAAACCGTCGCGCGCGTGGTGGAAGTGCCAACCTCCCACAATGTCTCTCGCCGGGACGCAAATTCGCTAATTGAAATCGTCAGTAGAACGGAACTGGACCCGGAAAAAGGCGTCTAA